From Chlamydia avium 10DC88:
CCCCAGGTTTAAAACAGGCTTTCCTAGCAGCAGGGCTTGTGAAAACCCTAGATGAACCTCAAATCCGCATACAACAACTGCTTTCTCATGAATATTTGATGAACAAGTTGCAGTATATTGATGAAACCATAACTGCAAATGAAATTATCGAAAGCACGCTTTTACATTATTACCAAATCCCATCACATGCTTTACAATCTCTTCTATATCAAGAAGGTTTTTATAGTAAGCAAGGAACAACTTTATCTGGAGAACATCAAAACTTATCTCAAAATCAAAGAATTTATAGTTATCTAACTGCGTATAACAGAGCAAAAATAGCATTTATTCGTGATACACAAAACCCTTTATTAAAGTCCTGGGAATACACATTAGCTACTCTTGCAGACTCTAACAATACAACTATATTAAACCACATGCGTATCGCTTTAGGATGGGATGCTCAAGATCCTCAAAGTATAGCTTATGTGATTCAGAAATCTGTAGAACAAGAAGTACACAATGCACGTAAACTTATAGAAAAGTGCGAACAAACATATAATGAAGCCCGAGCTCAACTAGATTATATTGAAAACAGAATGAAAAATCCTCTAAATGCTGAGGATAACAAAATCCTTCTCATGGACCATATCCGTTTTCGCCAGGAATTAAACCAAGCTTTGCATGATTGGAATACAGCTCAAGAGAAGGCAAAGAAATTATTATCCCTACCAAATTTCATTTTATCATTTTATAGCAAAGTTTTGCCTCAATATTTTCGAAGTTCTTATGATGCCTTCATCCAGGAATTCTCCTACTATGATGACATTCCTGCAGGATTTCGGATTTTATTTACACACGGGAGAAGCCATCCCCATACATGGTCTCCTATCTATTCTTTAAAGGAATTTATTGCTTTTCTTTCGGAGTTCTTTTCTTCTACTGAAGGAGATATACTCAGTAAACATGGTGCATTAGGACTAGAAAAAGAAACCTCGACCCTCATCAACGAAATCATTTCTCATCTACATAAAAATATATTTCAAGAATCCGCCATTATACGCATACTCCAAGCATATAACGAACCCATACCTTCTTCTATTCTGAATAATTTAGATAAGGTTTCCCACACACCCTGGGTATATGTTTCTGGAGGAACTGTAGATACTTTAATTCAAGATTATTTCGAAAATACAGAGAAAGCTCTACAAATTCATAAACGTCCTGAAAATCCACACGAATTAGCAGCTTTTTTCTCAGATGCTTTAAAAGACCTTCCTTCCGTAATTAAAAATTATTTAGAAGATGGATCTCATAATCTTATTGCTTCTTCACCTACGCACGTATTTTCTATAACCGCGGGATCACCATTATTTCGCATGGCTTGGAATAATGACTGGTACAGTTATACTTGGTTACGTGATGTTTGGGTAAAACAACAACAAGATTTTTTAAAAAATACGATTCTATATGAACAGGAAATTTATACCTTCATTGATCGCTTTTGTTTAAAATATAGCCTACAAGATGTAGTGAAAGATTTTCATAATTTCTGCTCAGATCATTCGTTAACACTACCCGATCTTTATGACAAAGCATCAAGATTCTTGAAAGAAGTACTTCCACAATCTGTACTCACTTTGTATCAAAGACGATTAGCCCATAGGTTTGTTCAAGATATCCCTTATATTTCAGAACAACAAATTCCAGATGTCATTGAAAATATTTGTGGCTATTTGGGCATTTCATCTCGCATTACTTATGAAAAGTTTCGTAGTTTGATAGAACAATTTGTTCCGAAACTGTCCCTACTATCCTCAAAAGATACCCGTCATTTGCTCATGGGCTTACTCATGGAAAGTTATCAGCGAATCTATTTTGAAGAGGATCTATTTTTCAGACTTACAAGTGCTATGCGTCACCATCAACTATCTTATCCCGCTCCTTTACTTTTTGGTGATACCAATTGGGCTTATAGCTACTTTGGTTTTATTCTTCATCCTGGGACGCAAGAAATCGACCTCTGGAAATTTAATCACGCCGGGCTACAAGGATACCCTTTAGAAAATACTCATGAGCTATTTTCTGTTTCACAACCTTGGACGCTATACGCGAATCCTATTGATTATGGAATGCCGCCTCCTCCCGGATATCGTAGCCGCATGCCGAAAGGATTCTTCTAACGGCTATTTTTTCTTACGTTTAAAAAGCGTGCGAAATAACAGTTTTAATGAATATTTCGATACTTCCCTCCCCATAGCAGAAATACTTTCTGTTAAAGGTAACTTCTTAGGACACACACGAACACAATTATGTGCCTGACCACAGCCCTCAATGCCATGCTTACTCATAAGCACTCTTAATCGTTTATCTTTTTGTTGATCTCCAGGATATGTATGGAAATATCGTACCTGAGCAATAGCTGCTGGTCCCATAAATTTCTTACGTTTATTAACTTGTGGGCAAGCTTCTGTGCAACATCCACATGTCATACACATAGATAACGCATATAAAAGTTCTTGTTGTTCACGAGAAACTTTAACGCCAAAGGTTTCTCCTTGCGTTTCCGTGGCTACCCACCCATGAATTTGTTTTAAGTTTTCAAACATTCGGGTTCTATCAACTATAAGATCACGAATTAAAGGAAATTTAGTTAATGGTGCCAAAGTGATTTCTCGAGACTTCGTAGCCAAGATATATTCCTGTATTAATGCAGTACATGCTTGTCGTGGTACACCATTCACTAATAAAGCACACGATCCACAGACTTCCTCTAAACACCCTTGTTCCCAAACAACAGGATTCACAGTCTCACCAAGAACATTAACAGGACGTTTTTCAATTTCCATAAGAGCACTGATGATGTTCTCACCTGGATGTAGAGGAAGCTCAAAACTATCCCAATATTGCTTTCCTGGAGTTCCTCGATAAATTTTCAATATAAAAGTTTCAGGAAGATCCATAATACCTTACTTATATGGGTAAACAAATGTTCTTGGGAACATTCATAAGCGCAATATCTCCTGTTGAGGATTGCGTATAATCCCTCAGTGTGGGTTGTACATGCCGTGTATCTACAGGAACATAAGAAATTTCAGGTTCATCAAAAGAATATGAAGCTAATGTTGTCTTTAACCAATGTGTATCATCACGATTTGGGAATTCTTCTTTATAATGTGATCCCCTAAACTCATTACGTAAAAAAGCTCCTTTAGTAATTGCCAAAGCAAGTTCTATCATTGGTCTCATTTGACGCACAAAATGAAATGTTTTATTCGCAAATTTTGATGAGTCATGTACAGAAACTCTTTGCAACCGTTCTCGTAATAACTTTAATTGATCTAGAGTAGCTTGAAGATCTTTATTATTACGTTTTACTGTCACATTTCTCACCATGAGCTTGGCCATTTCCTCATGTAAAATGAAAATATTTTCTCCCCCACCTTGGGATAACAAACGCTTATTTTCTTCTTTTTCTTGTTGCAAAGCATCAGTAAAATCTCCTGATTGTGAAGAACATGAGCCAAATGCAGAAATAAATCGTGCTGCCTCATCTCCAGCCACTAATCCAGAAAATAAACATGAAAGTAATGAATTTGCTCCTAAACGATTTGCTCCATGATATTGAAAATCTGACTCCCCACAATTAAAACAACCGGGGATATTTGTCATCTGGCGAAATCGGCTATCACGATCGAGATCATCAGCGGCGGGCCAATCTACCCAAGCCCCACCCATAGAATAATGAACGGCAGGGAAAATTCTCATTGGTACATGATTGGGATCTTCTCCAGTAAATTTTCTGTAGATATCTAATACGACCTCAAGTTTATGTCGCCTTTCTGAAGATAAATGAGTAACATCTAAAAAGACCTCCATTCGCCCATCAATTCCTAATCCTGCTTCACACACTTGTAATATAGCGCGTGCTCCAACATCACGACTTACCAAGTTTCCATAAGCAGGATACATCTCTTCTAAGAAATACCAGGGTTCTCCTGTTTTTCCACAAGGGCGCTGAGAACCATCAGGGAAAGTAATTGTTTTTGAGGCATCTCCAGGAACCCAAATACGTCCCCCTTCACCTCGCACAGACTCAGATATTAATCTAAGCTTATCAATTCCTGGAATTGCTGTAGGATGAATCTGAATAAATTCAGGATTAGCGTATATCATTCCCTGCATAAATAATCGTCCATTTGCTGCTCCTGTACAAAATGTCGAGTTTGTTGACATTTTGAAAATCACTCCAGGCCCCCCGGTAGCAAAGATAATAGCATCTCCTTGCAGAGTTTCTAACCGATGATTAAACAAATTCATCAAAACAATGCCACAAGCCCGCCCAGCACCGTTAACTATTAAACGCATAAATTCATGATTTTCATATTTAAAAATCTTTCCTAGATGCTCACGACGACGTACTTGCTCATCCAAGGTATACATCAATTGTTGTCCTGTAGAAGCACCGCAAAATACTGTACGATGATATAGGGTACCTCCGAAACGACGTACATCTAAAGATCCTTGAGCAGTACGATTAAAAGGGCAGCCAAAACTATCCAACATACGAATAATTCTGGGTGCAGCTAAACACATTTCCAAAACTGGAGGCTGATCTGCGAGAAAATCTCCTCCTTTAATTGTGTCATAGGCATGAATATAGGGAGTATCTTCTTCTTCAGAATGCAGGTTTAACGCAGCGTTAATTCCCCCTTGAGCACAAACAGAGTGCGACCGTTTTACTTTCGTCAAGGATACTAAATGAACACAAATACCATGATCTGCTAACTTCATAGCAGCTGATAATCCTGCTAATCCTCCCCCTACTACAATGACATTACTCTGTCCCATATCCTATGCCATATTATATATATTCCAAATCATACTCACCCCCATAGCAATAATTACAACCATGGCACAATAACACAAATTACGTAACAATGTTTGTAAGCGCGAGGGAATGATGATTCCCCACCGAGAACTAAATGTCCATAATCCATTAAATCCATGAAATGCAGCAGCAATTACAAGTAATGTATAAAAAATTGCCATCCATAAAGATCCTAAAGCATTGCGAACTGTATATAGAAAAGCTGTACCTATACTTGGTGTAAGAAGGTAAGGATGTGTTGATAAACGAGAAACTTGGTCACCTTCAAAATCACTAATATCTAAACGCAAAGTATGGTGCTGAGGATCAGAAAAATTTACTGTAAACATTCCATGAGTCCCACGTACTATGACAGAATATCTTTCAGGATGAATCCTAACACCGTAATAAGTTTGCCCATGCAATTCTACATGAATGGGGTAACAAATAAAACGAAACTGTACAATGTGGAAAATCAATCCAAAAAGTAGGATCCATGCTGTTCTTCTTTGCCAAGTATAAGCAATATTCCTAGCATAGAATAACGCTGGCTTACTTCCTCGAGAAACTCCTGAATTAGGAGATGCTTGGAAAAGATACAGTATACCTATGACTGTGTGGCATAAAAAAGGTAATGCCAAACACACGATTTCTATTACTTTCAATCCGGGAAGACGATGAAAACTATTGACCAGACGGACAAAGCCTGAACCTTCTCGGAAATAAGAAGAAGCTAACATATTAGTAAAAATATGCTCGCAAAGAAACAAAGTGAATACTACTCCGGCCAAAGAATGTACGCAACGTAGTATAAAGCTCACGTAGTTCTGTCGAGACTTCTGAGTAATTTCACAATTGATTTCTCTACTATCGCTATCATTCATCGTAAGCTGTGACCCCAAAATCTCCTTACCAGAATCATAGAAGCTTACATAAAGGAAAGTAATTTTAAAAAATAATTAATTTCTAACACCTCGAAGGAAACGCAAAACATTTGCATAAGCAATATCTATTAGCTCCTTAACGCTCATATTATGAATCGCTGCAATAGTTTCCAAGGTATGTGTTATATAAGCAGGTTCATTTTTCTTACCCCGTAAAGGCGTAGGAGCAAGAAAAGGCGCATCTGTTTCTACAAGCAAATGATCAAGAGGAAGTTCAGCAACAAGATCGCGTAAATTCTGAGCATTTTTAAAAGTAACAATACCGCTAATAGACACGAACCACCCGCGAACAAGTAATTCTTTTGCTTCATCTAATGTCCCGGTAAAGCAATGTAACATTCCTGGGCAAGAACGAGCATCATGGTGATAATACTGATCTAATATGGAAAAAAAATCAGAAAAAGCAGCGCGACAATGAACAACAAGAGGTAGGGAACACTCTAACGCTAAGGATAAATACTGGCGGAGAACTTCTTTTTGTCTCTCTCGGGCATTTTCAGTATTTGCAAAAAAATAATCCAGCCCTACTTCGCCAATAGCAGAGAGTCTTCCCGTGTGGGCAACATCGCGAAAATAACGAAAATCCTCTTCTATAGCATTCTGAGCATCTTGCGGTGGAGTCCCTGCAACATGACAAAAGCGCATATGCGGGAATCTCTCAGCATAAATAAACGATGTATCAAGCTCCTCTTTCGTTGTTGTTACATTCACTACAAGGGAAATTCCCGAATCCCTGGCTCTAGCGATCACAGCATCTACATCTTCACAAAAAGCGGCGTCCGAAAGATGCACGTGTGCGTCAGCTAAACTCATAACTCTCTCCCTTACAGGAAACATAAAAATATACTATCCCGCACCTATTTGCAATATCTTCAAGAATTCGCACTTAGAAAAAAACTTTTCTCAATGAAAATATCTCAAGTTTTAGAGAACATGGGGTGGGACTTCATTTTGAAATACTCAGCGATTCGAAAGGAGTATGTTCTCGATAACAGTTTGTGTTATTTTCTCTGGCAATACAATAGGTTCCTCTTGATTCGGAGGATAATATACATAGGAAGGAACACTAGCTCGCCCTAATCGTGCAAGTTCTTCTGTGATTCCAGGATCCTGGCGTGTCCAGTCAGCTTCTAAAGTGATCACGCCGTGCTGTTTAAACATTTCCTGCACCGTATGAGCATATAACACATGTTTATTCATTTGGCATGTTAAGCACCACTTAGCAGTAAAGTTTACAAATACTGCATGGCCTTCCTTACGCAACTTTTCAAGTTTCGTTAAAGAAAATGACTGCCATGTTCCATCTTCTATAGTGGGATTGTGAATCTCCACAAAATAACGAGAGGCAACAAAACCTAAAGATAATGCCCCTAAAATACATCCGAAAAATAACGTTGAAGCTACTGTTCTAATTTTCCTAGGAGATACGGGAGTCCCCCACTTCCCTAGGATCCATGCTCCGAATCCAGACAACCATAAGCCCGATAATAAAACAATCAATGCTGTTGTACTTGTTTCTGAGCCAAAAATCCATGCCAACCACGTTACTGTTCCCAAAAGCATAAAACCTGTAAGCTGCTTGAATACACTCATCCAACTTCCTGGTTTAGGAAGCAAGACAAGCATTCTAGGGAAAATCGCAAATATGAGATAAGGCAAAGCCATCCCCAAACCAATAGCAGTAAATATAAGCAACTGACGAGTAAATGCTAAAGACATAACTAGCCCTAATACTGAACCTAAAAACGGTCCCGTACAAGGAGTTGTTACTAATGTAGCAAGAATACCATTACATAAAGAGCTTATAGCCCTATTTCTTAGACCACCAGTTTCCGCAGGTTGTAGTTTTCCTCCTAAATTTGTAAACATTGTCCCTACTTCAAATAAACCAAGAGAACTAAGAGCAAAAAGGAAAAAGATAATCATTAAGGTCGCTACAAACATTGGTTCTTGTAGTTGGAATCCCCAACCGATGTTATGCCCTAATGTTTTTAAAAGAAAAGCAACTCCGGCCAGTGCCCAAAAACATCCCACAACACCTAGAGTATAGCATAGGCCATTCTTAATGACTGAAGAACGTTGTTCTCCAGCAGATTTAATTAATCCGTATACTTTAAGAGTAATCAAAGGCAGCACGCAAGGCATAATATTTAAAAAGAGGCCTCCTAAAAATGCCATGACCAAAATAGTTGCAAAACCTAAGATTCCCGAACTTTGTGTTGTAGAATCTGCAGCAATATGACCACGAATAGTAAAAGATTCTAATTGCTGCCCCATTCGATCTGTGAGTAACAAGATGCCTTCTAATTCTTGATTTCCCTGAACAACACTATCTTTTGCCTTTACCTTGAGTTTCCACTGAGTCTGAACACCATCTTTTATAGCTTCTTCTTCGGAATAAGCAAAAATTCTATCTGCTTTTTCAGATATGAACCATGCCTTTTCAGCTTCACTAGAAACCGGAATATTAATGATGATCTTTCCATCGTGACTTTTCCTTAACACTACTTGCTGCCCTTCTTCAAAAACACGAGGACGCAACTGTAGGGTTTGAGCAAAATCTCTTGCATTATTCACGTTATCAGAGGAAATGATACTGTTGCTCTCGCCATAAGGTAGGGATAATTGTAGATCTGCTTTACCGGGAATACAGCTATCATTGCATGCCAACCATTCTACGTGTGCTTGTATTACTGCATTCTCTCCCTCTGCTGACTCAGGAGAACATATATCTGCAACAATAAACACGGTGCTGTCATAACCGAAATACGTTGTTCCCTCTTCCTCAAAAACCTGAGGCGCGGGCCAATGCTCCTCATTAACAACAAATCCTTCGGGTAGATTCCAATGAATCTTTAGAGGGCTTCCTACCTCACCGGGGTTTTTCCAATAAATATGACTACCCTCAGGTCCAGAAATACGTATTCCTACACTGAATTGCTTTCCTCGAGGAATATGAGAACCCGCAGCAATCAAGCTGGCTCCTCCTTCTTCTTGATTCCCTTTTTCTTGAGCGCGTAAAGTACTCATAGATATAGGCAATAAAAAGAATGCTGTTGCCAGGATAATTTGAAAATACTTTTTGATTTTATTCAAAATAACCCCATTTTATTTTTAAATCGGCATTTAATTATACTAAAAATATTTAATTTTATTTATTTTTTATAAACTTCTTCAGTAAAACCTTCTTGGCTCTATACTAGAATTTTGATAGGATCATCTTTTAGTCTACTCCCATAATGTGTAAAGAACTTTATCGTTTATGCTGCAAAGTGTTCATAACCCCATCATTCAGGCTTATCAGGAAGCTGATCTTTTTGGTAAGGGGATATTTTTTAGCCTACTGCTTCTTTCTTTATGTACTTGGACAGTACTACACCAAAAGCTTGCTATTCAAAAAAATTTTTAAAATCAGGAAAATCTCTTAAAGATTTCTTAATAAAAAATCGCCACGCCCCCCTATCTTTGGAAATTCATCCCGAGTTAAATCCTTTTGCCGACCTATACTTCACAATCAAACGAGGCACTCTAGAGCTGCTAGATAAAAACCGTCAGCAAGCCCCAGATCAAGGACCGGTACTATCTATTGAAGATATCCAATCTTTGGAAACTTTGTTGGGAGCTGTCATGCCAAAATATCGTGCTCTCATGTATGAAAATAACTTCATTCCCATAACAACGATAAGCCTAGCCCCTTTCTTAGGCCTTCTAGGAACTGTCTGGGGAATTTTATTAGCTTTTTCTCATATTAATTCAGGACAGGTAAGTAATACAGCCATGATGGAAGGATTGGCTACAGCCTTGGGCACAACAATTGTTGGATTATTTGTAGCCATCCCCTCCCTCATCGGGTTTAATTATCTCAAAGCTCATTCTTCTCGATTAATTCTAGAAATTGAACAAACAGCATATCTATTATTAAATTCCATAGAAGTAAAATATCGCCAAACAAAGCTATGAAGCGAACTATCATCGAAGATGTTGAAGAAGAATCTAATGTAAACCTCACACCACTTATTGATATTGTTTTTGTTATTTTAATGGCATTTATGATTACCATGCCTTTAATACGATTAGATTCAATCACCCTAGCTCCTGGAACAGAGAAACATGAAGCACTTGAAAAAGATGAAACATCAACAACTGTTATCAAGGTATTTGCCGACTGTACAATATCGTTAAATGATCAGATACTTTCTTTAAGAGAACTAAAAACACAACTCACACTTTTACATCAACAATACCCACAGAGAATTCCCTTACTCTTACAAGACGGAAATACTCCTTTTAAAGTATATCAAGAGGTAAAAGCAATTGTAGAGTCTGCGGGATTTCATGAACTTCACATAGCTTTAAAAAGCTAATTATGAATACGTTTTTTTCTCATTTTTTTCTTGCAGCTTTAATTCACGGAGCATGTATCGCTCTTTTAATTTATTCTCCTGGGAAAACAAAACACCTGAAATTACACCCTTTTAAAGAAAAATTAGTTTTTATTCATGAACCTCCAACCCCTGTACAATCTACCCAATCTACAGCTGCTCAAAAACACGAGACATCTATCCCTCAGTCTCCTCCTAAGAAACAAACCAAAAATTCCTCGGAGAACAAGCCGATTTCGACTCCACCCAAAGACAAAGAAAAACCTAAATGTCAATCTCAACAAACAGAAAGACTAGAAAACACCACTAAACAAGTTATTACTCAAAATAAACAACTCAAAACCATTGCAGATCTTACAAAAAAACTTTCTGATCATCTTGAGGATAGCTCATCGCATTTGAATCTAGCCTTACCGAAACATGATAAGATGCCCTTACCCATATCAGAAACACAAGAGGAAGAACTTTGCCAACTCCTTCGTGAATACATTGTCTTGCCTATTTCCGGAGAAATACGTCTTAAACTCATACTCACTCCACAAGGAAGAGTCTATGAATGTGTCATCCTATCACCAATCAGTGAAGCAGAAAAACAGTTTATTCTTACACGTATGAGCGAAATTCCTTTTACAAAATTTCTCGACAAATACAAAATCTCGAAAAATATCGTTTTTCATATTAAGCTTCTGAGTAATGAATCTTAACCAGAAGGAAAGTAGAAATGTTCCTCCGTGTTCTGATTAGTACGTTTCTTATTTTCGGATGGAGACCTTCATATGCAAGAGATTTAGAAGTCATCGTACGCTCAGAAGCCACTACATTTCCCCTGCATGTAGAACTCCACATTCGTTCTACAGATGCAAAGCAACAACAATATTTACATGCATTGAGTAATGTGTTTATTAATGATCTCGCCCTTGGAGATATCTTACAACCCTCATTTGTAAAACCAGGGGCAGCATCAACCTCTCTACGCATTGCTATAATTGATCACTATCCTGAGCTTATTTTCAGTTTAGCGAAAGCCAATCAGGAGTATCAACCTATCCACTCTATTATCCTTACAGAAGACACTCAGAAAAATCGTCAAAAAATCCATGAATCTGCTGACAAGCTACACTATGTACTAACAAATATTCCGGGAATTAGTTCAGGAAAAATTGTTTTTTCTTTATGTAAACCTACACAAGATCAAGAATTAAAACATGGAGAACTATGGACTGTAGACCACGACGGTGAAAATTTACGTCCTCTTACCCAGGAAAATTCTTTATCAATCACACCTCATTGGACAAATATAGGTGAAAATACTACGTATTTCTATGTATCTTATAAATTAGGTATTCCTAAGATCTTTCTAGGTTCTTTAGGGGAGTCTTCGGGAAGAAAAATTCTCAATTTACCAGGAAACCAATTTATGCCCGCTTTCTCTCCTAGAAAAAAGCTTCTTGCCTTTATCTCTGATAGTTGTGGTAACCCTGATCTATTTTTACAATCATTTTCCCTAGTTACAGGTGCTATGGGGAAACCACGCCGCATACTCAACGAGACTTATGGCACACAAGGAAATCCCTCATTTAGTCCTGATGGTTCTAAACTGGTTTTTGTTTCTAATAAAGATGGAAGACCTCGACTGTATACTCTCCAAATCGAACCTGAAATTCAAACACCAAAGCTTCTAACTAAAAAATATAGAAATAGCAGTTGCCCTGTATGGTCTCCGGATGGTACAAAAATAGCTTTTTGCTCTGTAATTAAGGGCGTCCGCCAAATTTGTATTTATGATCTCTCTACAGGAAGAGATTCTCAACTTACAACTACTCCTATAAACAAGGAAAGTCCTTCATGGGCTATGGATAGTCAACATCTCGTATATAGCGCAGGAAATGCAGAAGAGTCGGATATTTATTTATTAAGTCTAATCACTCAAAAAACCAAAAAAATTGTTATAGGACCAGGAGAAAAACGCTTCCCTTCTTGGGGAGCACCTAAAAT
This genomic window contains:
- the sdhA gene encoding succinate dehydrogenase flavoprotein subunit — translated: MGQSNVIVVGGGLAGLSAAMKLADHGICVHLVSLTKVKRSHSVCAQGGINAALNLHSEEEDTPYIHAYDTIKGGDFLADQPPVLEMCLAAPRIIRMLDSFGCPFNRTAQGSLDVRRFGGTLYHRTVFCGASTGQQLMYTLDEQVRRREHLGKIFKYENHEFMRLIVNGAGRACGIVLMNLFNHRLETLQGDAIIFATGGPGVIFKMSTNSTFCTGAANGRLFMQGMIYANPEFIQIHPTAIPGIDKLRLISESVRGEGGRIWVPGDASKTITFPDGSQRPCGKTGEPWYFLEEMYPAYGNLVSRDVGARAILQVCEAGLGIDGRMEVFLDVTHLSSERRHKLEVVLDIYRKFTGEDPNHVPMRIFPAVHYSMGGAWVDWPAADDLDRDSRFRQMTNIPGCFNCGESDFQYHGANRLGANSLLSCLFSGLVAGDEAARFISAFGSCSSQSGDFTDALQQEKEENKRLLSQGGGENIFILHEEMAKLMVRNVTVKRNNKDLQATLDQLKLLRERLQRVSVHDSSKFANKTFHFVRQMRPMIELALAITKGAFLRNEFRGSHYKEEFPNRDDTHWLKTTLASYSFDEPEISYVPVDTRHVQPTLRDYTQSSTGDIALMNVPKNICLPI
- a CDS encoding thioredoxin family protein; protein product: MNKIKKYFQIILATAFFLLPISMSTLRAQEKGNQEEGGASLIAAGSHIPRGKQFSVGIRISGPEGSHIYWKNPGEVGSPLKIHWNLPEGFVVNEEHWPAPQVFEEEGTTYFGYDSTVFIVADICSPESAEGENAVIQAHVEWLACNDSCIPGKADLQLSLPYGESNSIISSDNVNNARDFAQTLQLRPRVFEEGQQVVLRKSHDGKIIINIPVSSEAEKAWFISEKADRIFAYSEEEAIKDGVQTQWKLKVKAKDSVVQGNQELEGILLLTDRMGQQLESFTIRGHIAADSTTQSSGILGFATILVMAFLGGLFLNIMPCVLPLITLKVYGLIKSAGEQRSSVIKNGLCYTLGVVGCFWALAGVAFLLKTLGHNIGWGFQLQEPMFVATLMIIFFLFALSSLGLFEVGTMFTNLGGKLQPAETGGLRNRAISSLCNGILATLVTTPCTGPFLGSVLGLVMSLAFTRQLLIFTAIGLGMALPYLIFAIFPRMLVLLPKPGSWMSVFKQLTGFMLLGTVTWLAWIFGSETSTTALIVLLSGLWLSGFGAWILGKWGTPVSPRKIRTVASTLFFGCILGALSLGFVASRYFVEIHNPTIEDGTWQSFSLTKLEKLRKEGHAVFVNFTAKWCLTCQMNKHVLYAHTVQEMFKQHGVITLEADWTRQDPGITEELARLGRASVPSYVYYPPNQEEPIVLPEKITQTVIENILLSNR
- a CDS encoding inclusion-associated protein; the encoded protein is MNTFFSHFFLAALIHGACIALLIYSPGKTKHLKLHPFKEKLVFIHEPPTPVQSTQSTAAQKHETSIPQSPPKKQTKNSSENKPISTPPKDKEKPKCQSQQTERLENTTKQVITQNKQLKTIADLTKKLSDHLEDSSSHLNLALPKHDKMPLPISETQEEELCQLLREYIVLPISGEIRLKLILTPQGRVYECVILSPISEAEKQFILTRMSEIPFTKFLDKYKISKNIVFHIKLLSNES
- a CDS encoding TatD family hydrolase encodes the protein MSLADAHVHLSDAAFCEDVDAVIARARDSGISLVVNVTTTKEELDTSFIYAERFPHMRFCHVAGTPPQDAQNAIEEDFRYFRDVAHTGRLSAIGEVGLDYFFANTENARERQKEVLRQYLSLALECSLPLVVHCRAAFSDFFSILDQYYHHDARSCPGMLHCFTGTLDEAKELLVRGWFVSISGIVTFKNAQNLRDLVAELPLDHLLVETDAPFLAPTPLRGKKNEPAYITHTLETIAAIHNMSVKELIDIAYANVLRFLRGVRN
- a CDS encoding ExbD/TolR family protein, with the protein product MKRTIIEDVEEESNVNLTPLIDIVFVILMAFMITMPLIRLDSITLAPGTEKHEALEKDETSTTVIKVFADCTISLNDQILSLRELKTQLTLLHQQYPQRIPLLLQDGNTPFKVYQEVKAIVESAGFHELHIALKS
- the sdhB gene encoding succinate dehydrogenase iron-sulfur subunit, translated to MDLPETFILKIYRGTPGKQYWDSFELPLHPGENIISALMEIEKRPVNVLGETVNPVVWEQGCLEEVCGSCALLVNGVPRQACTALIQEYILATKSREITLAPLTKFPLIRDLIVDRTRMFENLKQIHGWVATETQGETFGVKVSREQQELLYALSMCMTCGCCTEACPQVNKRKKFMGPAAIAQVRYFHTYPGDQQKDKRLRVLMSKHGIEGCGQAHNCVRVCPKKLPLTESISAMGREVSKYSLKLLFRTLFKRKKK
- a CDS encoding succinate dehydrogenase cytochrome b558 subunit, which translates into the protein MNDSDSREINCEITQKSRQNYVSFILRCVHSLAGVVFTLFLCEHIFTNMLASSYFREGSGFVRLVNSFHRLPGLKVIEIVCLALPFLCHTVIGILYLFQASPNSGVSRGSKPALFYARNIAYTWQRRTAWILLFGLIFHIVQFRFICYPIHVELHGQTYYGVRIHPERYSVIVRGTHGMFTVNFSDPQHHTLRLDISDFEGDQVSRLSTHPYLLTPSIGTAFLYTVRNALGSLWMAIFYTLLVIAAAFHGFNGLWTFSSRWGIIIPSRLQTLLRNLCYCAMVVIIAMGVSMIWNIYNMA
- the tolB gene encoding Tol-Pal system protein TolB, which produces MFLRVLISTFLIFGWRPSYARDLEVIVRSEATTFPLHVELHIRSTDAKQQQYLHALSNVFINDLALGDILQPSFVKPGAASTSLRIAIIDHYPELIFSLAKANQEYQPIHSIILTEDTQKNRQKIHESADKLHYVLTNIPGISSGKIVFSLCKPTQDQELKHGELWTVDHDGENLRPLTQENSLSITPHWTNIGENTTYFYVSYKLGIPKIFLGSLGESSGRKILNLPGNQFMPAFSPRKKLLAFISDSCGNPDLFLQSFSLVTGAMGKPRRILNETYGTQGNPSFSPDGSKLVFVSNKDGRPRLYTLQIEPEIQTPKLLTKKYRNSSCPVWSPDGTKIAFCSVIKGVRQICIYDLSTGRDSQLTTTPINKESPSWAMDSQHLVYSAGNAEESDIYLLSLITQKTKKIVIGPGEKRFPSWGAPKITK